A portion of the Salvelinus fontinalis isolate EN_2023a chromosome 32, ASM2944872v1, whole genome shotgun sequence genome contains these proteins:
- the LOC129830604 gene encoding uncharacterized protein LOC129830604, with translation MPGCFSRLTERVRGRRQPTASTGCSNSFVGCFCCLFPFCRVRDRREVDSDSDLEEESTVLDEVQLDVPPLPVILHVQDAAIILEDVPTILEEATGNWQLIPIRFSPLYCGLVVIRNNAGLVAKAWRTFQFISPIITYMRGGSQQVVVRMHHVSRVRGLETQLVWAISKETARLSPEGIPYCATKVQSVTWIQYVAGRVTQYASHLRHETSVDVTLGCYQQTDVSVVYATLHMGLDGLLSSSAWSEAASISTPTNQQYTEPEPEGHNCYEGWEEDLLPEEREVPLLNLYLTTKRVEDIALRLVSLRQAFTTLLGSTLSRNYLFVAGKVLMGALVQAHHMDEAEFIRAYNDFVDYLSDPSKQIDIERELAEAKIHHVNLIDVLFELVMFGMMTAQKTLMVHPGGFMERLYALLYSFLPAAASIEPKAERYLLLLNDSCDTLPPNRDLDTNALHYFALNFTFLNKITSSSKGFVSVFSFT, from the exons ATGCCTGGGTGCTTTTCAAGATTGACGGAGAGAGTGCGAGGACGTCGGCAGCCTACTGCGTCGACAGGTTGTTCAAATTCATTTGTGGGTTGTTTTTGTTGTCTTTTTCCGTTTTGCAGGGTTCGCGATCGTCGGGAGGTGGACAGCGACAGCGACTTGGAAGAGG AATCAACTGTACTGGATGAGGTCCAGTTGGATGTGCCACCGCTGCCAGTTATCCTTCATGTCCAGGATGCTGCTATCATCCTTGAGGATGTGCCGACTATCCTTGAG GAGGCCACTGGTAATTGGCAGCTGATCCCGATTAGGTTCAGCCCCCTGTACTGTGGGCTTGTTGTGATCAGG AACAATGCCGGTCTGGTGGCTAAAGCTTGGAGAACTTTCCAGTTTATCAGCCCCATTATCACCTACATGCGTGGAGGATCCCAG CAGgtggtggtgaggatgcaccatGTGAGTAGGGTTCGAGGCCTGGAGACTCAACTGGTGTGGGCCATCTCCAAGGAGACAGCCAGACTTAGTCCAGAGGGCATCCCCTACTGTGCCACCAAGGTGCAGTCCGTCACTTGGATCCAG tatgTGGCTGGCAGGGTGACCCAGTATGCGTCTCACCTCCGCCACGAAACGTCTGTGGATGTGACGCTTGGCTGCTACCAG CAGACTGATGTCTCGGTGGTGTACGCCACTCTCCACATGGGGCTGGACGGGCTGCTCTCCTCCTCGGCGTGGTCGGAGGCTGCCTCCATCTCTACGCCCACCAATCAGCAGTACACTGAGCCAGAGCCTGAGGGCCACAACTGCTATGAG GGCTGGGAGGAGGACCTGctgcctgaggagagggaggttccTCTGCTAAA ccTCTACCTTACCACCAAGAGAGTGGAGGACATCGCCCTGAGGCTCGTCTCCCTGCGCCAGGCCTTCACT ACACTGCTTGGTTCCACCTTGAGCAGGAACTATCTGTTTGTGGCGGGAAAGGTCCTAATGGGCGCACTGGTTCAGGCCCACCACATG GACGAGGCCGAATTCATCCGTGCCTATAACGACTTTGTGGACTACCTGAGTGACCCCTCCAAGCAGATTGACATTGAGAGGGAGCTGGCTGAGGCAAAG ATCCATCATGTTAACCTGATAGATGTCCTCTTTGAACTGGTGATGTTTGGGATGATGACAGCTCAGAAGACCCTGATGGTG CACCCTGGTGGGTTCATGGAGCGTCTGTACGCTCTCCTGTACTCCTTCCTGCCTGCTGCTGCCAGCATTGAGCCAAAGGCTGAGAGATACCTGCTGCTGCTCAAT GATTCTTGTGACACTTTGCCACCTAACAGGGATCTAGACACTAATGCACTACATTACTTTGCACtgaattttacatttttaaataaaataactagTAGTTCAAAAGGATTTGTCTCTGTCTTTTCATTTACTTGA
- the LOC129831299 gene encoding fMet-Leu-Phe receptor-like has translation MTSNATLPFVLLASAGRDDKATVVDIDAIMDNFIIVLYTLTIVLGTTGNSVVIWVAGFKLKPTVTNVWLVNLAVADLIFCLSRVLSLTKKLFFDYWPFGIFLCKFNGFFKYTNMFCSVFLLAVISMDRALCVWHPVFTKRRRTLCAARLMSTGVWAVAAILSAPYFAYRQVYLGKNNLSKCSLEVKEPMEGDNSAKLALYSIRFLCGFLLPFLIILCCYVLAGVGIRRTRLSGKSRPLRILASLVCAFFLCWAPYHCLLLAKMMYSKSTMVKVGLTVAKGFAYFNSCVNPLLYFCMGLDMRGSRFRQSLAGVYQRALADDRDGRSTQSNERTVDDSSGPASRPVMVTGQSRVNVANF, from the coding sequence ATGACATCCAACGCCACGCTTCCATTCGTCCTCCTTGCCTCAGCCGGCCGAGATGACAAAGCCACCGTGGTGGACATTGACGCCATCATGGACAACTTCATCATTGTCCTCTACACGCTGACCATTGTCCTGGGCACCACGGGCAACTCTGTGGTCATCTGGGTGGCGGGCTTCAAGCTCAAGCCCACCGTCACCAATGTGTGGCTGGTCAACCTGGCCGTGGCCGACCTCATCTTCTGCCTGAGCCGTGTGCTCTCGCTGACCAAGAAGCTCTTCTTCGACTACTGGCCGTTCGGCATCTTCCTGTGCAAGTTCAACGGATTCTTCAAGTACACCAACATGTTCTGCAGCGTGTTCCTGCTCGCCGTCATCAGCATGGACCGGGCACTGTGCGTCTGGCACCCCGTCTTTACCAAACGCCGCCGGACACTCTGCGCCGCCCGCCTGATGAGCACCGGCGTGTGGGCGGTGGCGGCCATTTTGAGCGCCCCCTACTTTGCCTACCGCCAGGTCTACCTGGGCAAGAACAACCTGAGCAAGTGCTCGCTGGAGGTCAAGGAGCCAATGGAAGGCGACAACAGCGCTAAGTTAGCGCTCTACTCCATCCGCTTCCTATGCGGTTTCCTGCTTCCTTTTCTCATCATCCTCTGCTGCTACGTCCTGGCAGGGGTGGGCATCCGACGCACCCGCCTGTCGGGCAAGTCGCGTCCCCTTCGTATCCTGGCATCGCTGGTCTGTGCCTTCTTCCTGTGCTGGGCGCCCTACCACTGCCTCCTACTGGCCAAAATGATGTACAGCAAGAGTACCATGGTGAAGGTGGGGCTGACAGTGGCCAAAGGCTTTGCTTACTTCAACAGTTGTGTGAACCCGCTGCTGTACTTCTGTATGGGGTTGGACATGAGAGGTTCAAGGTTCAGGCAGAGCTTAGCGGGGGTGTACCAGAGAGCACTAGCAGATGACAGGGATGGTCGGTCCACGCAGTCCAACGAGCGCACAGTGGATGATAGTTCTGGCCCTGCGTCACGACCTGTAATGGTGACTGGTCAGTCTCGAGTAAATGTGGCCAACTTCTGA
- the LOC129831300 gene encoding zinc finger protein 706-like, producing the protein MARGQQKIQSQQKNAKAAAAKKKGAAADQKTAAKAALVHTCPVCRTQVPDPKTFKQHFESKHPKSPMPPELDDVEA; encoded by the exons ATGGCTCGCGGTCAACAGAAGATTCAATCCCAGCAAAAGAACGCCAAGGCGGCAGCTGCTAAGAAGAAGGGAGCGGCAGCAGACCAGAAGACTGCAGCCAAGGCAGCACTGGTCCACACCTGCCCCGTCTGTCGG ACGCAGGTGCCGGACCCGAAGACGTTCAAGCAGCACTTTGAGAGCAAGCATCCCAAATCCCCAATGCCCCCAGAGCTGGATGATGTTGAGGCTTAA
- the LOC129831298 gene encoding sialoadhesin-like: MEGISTTSQMFLGFIAFITFLLKGALCQQWSLWTPQSIVAVGGSCLLVPCTFEILATFDADLKNCTPTGLWSKNKWGGNIVLSTAKTDDQNIIKGVMVGNLLSKNCTTLFNSFPAGYDDTYLFRLECAGTNRLKYIFYPGVHISHTDTPPKPQLTPIGNITEGELVILSCSASAPCPTFPPSLTWTSGLGGSVESQLQEGIDGLMTMTSTLTFTASLLHHGLMVKCSARYTLQPGGTTKTTQGNLTLNVLYAPKNTVALSSPSGPVPDGRAVTLTCQSDANPPVERYSWYKDISGQVTWKANGQTLVLLVSKADSGLYFCEAHNEKGSQRSKVMPLEFESGQCSVMVPYIICGVMALLYVLTVTVDVYKYKSLSRRLKQQLELSEKGDNTYTNLTVASISSDYDQLQMTRAARGEAHPGRRSERAAP; the protein is encoded by the exons ATGGAAGGCATCTCAACAACATCACAGATGTTTCTGGGGTTTATTGCTTTCATCACTTTTCTGTTGAAAG GTGCACTCTGCCAACAGTGGAGTCTGTGGACGCCCCAGAGCATTGTGGCTGTTGGTGGATCCTGCCTACTGGTCCCATGTACATTTGAGATCCTTGCTACATTTGATGCTGACTTGAAAAACTGCACACCCACTGGGCTTTGGTCTAAAAACAAATGGGGTGGAAATATAGTATTGAGCACAGCCAAAACAGATGACCAAAACATCATAAAGGGAGTGATGGTGGGAAATCTGTTGAGCAAGAACTGCACCACCCTTTTCAACAGTTTCCCTGCAGGATATGATGACACATATCTCTTCAGGCTGGAATGTGCTGGAACAAATCGCCTCAAGTATAttttctacccaggagtacataTCAGTCATACAG ACACCCCACCCAAACCCCAACTAACCCCTATTGGCAACATCACAGAGGGGGAGCTGGTTATACTGAGCTGCTCTGCCTCTGCCCCCTGCCCTACGTTCCCGCCCTCTCTGACCTGGACCTCTGGGCTGGGTGGAAGTGTTGAGAGCCAGCTACAGGAGGGTATAGATGGGCTCATGACCATGACCTCCACCCTTACCTTTACCGCCTCCCTCCTCCATCACGGGCTGATGGTCAAATGTTCTGCCCGCTACACGCTGCAGCCAGGGGGCACCACCAAGACGACTCAGGGGAACCTGACCCTCAATGTTCTGT ATGCACCTAAAAACACTGTAGCCCTGTCCAGCCCATCTGGGCCTGTGCCCGACGGGAGGGCAGTGACCCTGACCTGTCAGAGTGATGCCAACCCACCAGTGGAGCGCTACTCCTGGTACAAAGACATCAGTGGGCAGGTGACGTGGAAGGCTAATGGGCAGACACTAGTCCTCCTGGTCAGCAAGGCAGACAGCGGGCTGTACTTCTGTGAGGCCCACAATGAGAAGGGATCACAAAGGTCAAAGGTCATGCCTCTGGAGTTCGAAA GTGGCCAATGTTCTGTGATGGTCCCCTACATCATCTGTGGAGTGATGGCGCTGCTCTATGTTCTAACCGTCACCGTGGATGTGTATAAATATAAAAG TCTGTCCAGAAGACTGAAA CAGCAGCTAGAGCTGTCGGAGAAAGGAGACAACACGTACACTAACCTGACGGTCGCCAGCATCAGCTCTGACTATGACCAACTCCAG ATGACCAGGGCTGCCCGAGGTGAAGCTCACCCTGGCAGAAGAAGTGAAAGAGCTGCTCCTTGA